The Salvelinus fontinalis isolate EN_2023a chromosome 13, ASM2944872v1, whole genome shotgun sequence DNA segment ATGGTCAGCCATGACCTCATGTTGCCAAGGGGATGACCCCATGTTGTGTGATCTGAGCAGGAGCTTACTGTCAGCCACAAGCGGAATCACACAAGCGGCTTACATAAAAGTTCACATTCAAAATGTGTATACTAAACATTAGAagcagctacagtgccttcagaaggtatgcatgccccttgacttattgcacattttgtgttacagcctgaatttaaaaactattaaatatgtatttttctcacccatctacacacagtaccacataatgacaaagtgaaaacatgtttttagatttttttgcgaatgtattgaaaatgaaatacagaattatctcatttacataagcattcacacctatgagtcagtactttgtagaaggCACATTTGGCAGCGTTTACAGAGCTTTAAGAGctttcacacctggattgtgcacttgcccattattcttgaaataaattcttcaagctctgtcaaactggttgttcatcattgctagacaaccattttcaggtcttgccatagattttgaagTAGATGTAACTCGGCCAACATTCCCTGActtcttagtaaggaactccagtgtagatttggccttgtgttctagttattgtcctgctgaaaggtgaattcatctcccagtgtctggtggaaagcagaccaaaccaggtttcctctaggattttgcctgtgcttagctccattccatttaaagctctccagtccttaatgattacacacatacccataacatgatgcagccaccactatgcttgaaaatggaGAGGGGTAATCAGTAATGTGTTATattgaatttgccccaaacataacactttgtattcaggacaaaaaaatTAATTGCTTTGCAACATTTTTTTGCAGCattactttagtaccttgttgcaaacaggatgcatttttttggaatattttaatctgtacaggcttccttcttttcactctgtcaattaggttagtattgatgagtaactacaatgttgttgattcatcctcagttttctcctatcacagccattcaactctgtaactgtacTCTGTAATTGGTCTcgtggtgaaatctctgagcagtttccttcctctccggaaactgagttaggaaggacgcctgtatctttgtagtgactgggtgtattgatacaccatccaaagtgtaattaataacttcaccatgctcaaaggcattttcaatgtctgcttttttattttttacccatctaccaatagttgCCCTTCTTTACAAggcactggaaaacctccctggtctttgtggttaaatctgtgtttgaaattcactgcttgactgagggacagataattgtatgcgaggtagtcattcaaaaatcatgttaaacactgttattgcacacagagaccatgcaacttattatgtgacttgttaagcacatttttactggacttatttaggcttgccgtaacaaagggattgaatacttattgactcaagacatttcagcatttcattttGTTTTAATTgacttgtaaaaaaaaatctaaaactttattccactttgacactatggggtattgtgtgtaggccagtgacaattcaggctgtaacaacagcaacaacatgtggggtgtgaatactttctgaaggacctATAACGTATATTTGAATATGTCTGATAGTGAACTCAAGGCTTTCATCTAAATATGGAGACCTTTGATTGGAACAGACATAATAACCTTGTTCCTTATCTCTAGGAAAGAACTTGGCTGATCTCAATGGAAAAAAAATATGATCTTGCCTTGCTTTGTTTTCCTTGGGCTCAGAAAGACAGTGCTCCATACTGGCTCAATTTCCATTGCATCCCTGACAGAAGTGACAGTCTAGCATTACCAACctggagaaaaaaaataacaGCATTTGTTTCCATAAGAGATAATGACAAGGTAGCACCCAGGCTGCTTGGTAAGTGTTGATCTCTGAAGCAGACAGTGATAATGTTACAGTGATGCCCTTAGGGTTCTTATCATAGTAGTGACAGATTACAACTTAGTTACAGACAGTTCTGACTTATCAAATGGTCTTTATTACAAACATGTTTTTGTCTATATGTTGAGATACCCATCTGTGTCATTTTATATATTATTTTCTACATATTATATTGCAGTGGATGATCAACAAACTGAATTTTGGTAGGTCAAAGACACAAATTTGAAGTTCTCATTGTTCATTTTTCCCCGATTCCTCATCAGGCCCCGCTGGTTGGCGAAGGCCTTAGTGGTTTGGACACAGTCTCCAACGTGGACGAGCTGGTGGAGCTGCTGTACCCAGAGTATAGCCTGGTGCAGCACTGCCTACGTAGGAAAGCCTTGCAcaactcccctcctctccatgcTGAAGACGATATCTGGGCCTGGGGCAAGCCCAGGGAGCTGGCACTGGTCAAGTCTGACAGCGCCATTGAAGGTAAGGCTCTTCAGTCGAATGGCCAAACACCCATTGAGAGAGAACGTTGTCTTCCTACTTAAAAAGGAGGAACTGCTAGCgtgataaacccccccccccccccccccaaacccacaGATGGGAGcagtacagctgtgtgtcgtcgttaaaaggagagagaaaagctTATTTTCCTAACAGTTAAAGaggcccctctctcttccctccccactCATCAGAGACTGAGTGTTCTCTCTCTGCGCTCTAGTTGAATAAACTAGCTGTGTCTGCTTCCTGATCACAGGAGCTCATCACAGAAGATATAGGCCCTACTGGAGAGCTGATAAAGGCTGAGCGGACCATCATAACCTAAAGGACAATGATAGGAGGTGGCCTGGCCTCAGTTCACCCATTCACACAACAGACCTCCAGATGCTATTGAGAGAaacttgtaaaaaaatatataaaaaaaagggCACATTACAAAACTGTTGATCATGCTCCATTGCCTTTCATTGACCAACCCCAACCTCTATGAAATGATGCCAGAAACAATTCAAAGAAAGGACATCAAGATCCCCAGACTAAAGCTAAGCAAACAGTCAGATCCAGTGACTAAAGGTCTTATGAAGGAAACAGTCACGCTGGAAAATCGACCAGTGGCAGAAAGTAGGACATCAGATTGAATTAGAAGACATTAAACAATGATACTTTACAAGAGACATCCCAAGATGAAAGAGCTGGCACGGTGACGGGCAAACACAGTCAAAGCCATCTATTGTGTCCTTCCATCAGACAATATAACAGACGTTCATTGGCCAGACGCCAAGTTGTCTAAAAAGGTTAATATCATTAGGGCTTAGCTTTTCTCATTCTCCTCTCTTTGAGTATTTGCAGTCTGCTGTCCTCATATCCTGTCACCGAGACAAATTGCACATTATTACGGTGATCATCCAACAAGAGAAATTACACTAAAAAGGAAATGATTTGTTGAATTCAATCTTTTAAAAAATGGACATTAATCTTATATTTCCTACACAATGTGGCTGAGTGGGTGGCGGTGTGGTTCTGTGGTTAAGTTATTGGGATGGGCTTTCCAAAAGGAAATTGCCCATTACACATCAAATTGTAGGTGGGGACGCTGTCAATGAGGCTGCAACCAATTAGCGCAGCAATATAGCCTAATAACGCAGCTACATTATTACCTGGGTGGCTTAAGATGGTCAATAACAGAATGTTCCTGACGATTCTATTCCACATTAGTCAGGATATTCTCTAGACCTtggtggtcctgtgtggctcagtcggtagagcatggtgcttgcaacgctaTGGGTTCGTTTCCCgctgggaccacccatacgtaaaacgTACGCACGCtcaactgtaagtcgctttggataaaagcgtctgctaaacggCATATTGTATTATATCATCCCTGATAACCTGTCTCTGTTAACGTCACTCCACTCATCCCCAGTCATTCTGGAGGAGATCCAGCGTACCATGTGTACTCCTCGGGAGGTATGTCTGGAGGTGTCTAAGGAGTACCCGGAGAGCACCAGTCACTTCTACGTGCCTCGCTGTGTGTCTGTGCACCGCTGTGGGGGCTGCTGTCCCCAGGAGGGTCTGTACTGCACCAACACCAGCCACATCTACATCAACAAGACGGTGAGCAGCGGAGGACAAACTAGATATCATTCGACATTTTAAAATGACGCTACTGTACAGCGTAACACTTTACATCAAGTCGCTCTTATTCCCGCGTTGTACCAATGTCACAGCTAAAGTAACAACATTGTATTCAATAGACACAGAATCCGAATCTTAGTCATTGACACCGTGTTGTTTCCCCCTGTGGCCTCAGCTGGTGGAGTTGTCTCACCGTGACCGCTCTATGGTGATGGTGGCGTTCGTCAACCACACGTCCTGTGAGTGTCTGTCCAAGAGGCCCCTGCACTCCGTCATCAGGAGGGCCGCTGTAGCTCACCTCACCGTGTGAGTGAGTAGTGAGGACTAGTCAACTTTAAGACGTAACCTCTGACGCTGCCGATCGAGACacaatgtgtacacacacacatttcattaTTATTAAAGGCCCACTGCAGTCCAAAAATTGGgggttttcctgtgttttatatagacGGGTTGGCTGACAACGTCACAAAAAGTGTGCGTGCGCATCGATGCCGCGCCAACAACTGTAACCACTCCCAGAAAAAAGAAAGgaattgttgtttttttacaattttaattgaaaacaatcacagtaaggtacttaattgttaccgagaaattatttgatattgagataaaaatggctgcattggacctttaaggaaTAGAGTATTTGATTCATATTAAACAACATCGTCCAATTTTAATGCAATGTAATAATATAGCTGACTGACTAAGCCAAGGATACTAAACCATTCCATCTAATTCTATTTTATGTGGACCAGCATCTGACGATGCAAGTGGATGAGCTAGACCATCAGCTATTCCGTCACAAGTGCTTTGCGTGTGCATTTGCTTTTGAACTGAGGCCATGGAGAAGAGGCCATgtttccccctgctctctcctcgtctttcGGTGTCCAGCCTAACTGCTCCAGACGGTTGTGTGTAGGCTGTCTGCCAGGCCAAGGCcagcagggaggagggccaggGGATTCAGTTCCCTCTCACAGACCGCCCATGGTGTCCAGCCCATTCACAGGAATGCTTTGTGAGAGTAGCGGTCCCCCTAACCCAAGACCTCTGATCTGATCCTGGCCTGTgtgtccctccttccctctccaggTGTTCCCCGCCAGATGTTCCCTGCAGTACAGGACTGGTCTGGGACCCCACCAGCTGCCTGTGTGTTCCCATGGACACAAGCTCCttctcagagagagagctaggtaAGTTCAAGTAGCCCGTACCCATACAACCCCAGTACAGTCGTTTCCGTTTGCCATCACCGAGAGATACTGTAGCTCATAGGTCAGAGAGTTGGTAAATTAGAATGATATAATGCCTCACCGCATTGAAGTGAAATGTACTAAACCACATGTCTGTCTAGAGGTCAAGAAGTGACACTAACTaacatctctcctctccaccatctGTTGCAGAGCCACTGGAGTCAGCCTTGCTGGAGCTGTGTGGCCCCAACAAAGTCCTGGATGAGGacagctgtgagtgtgtgtgtcagaacggTCTGACGGAGGCCAGCTGTGGGCCAGGCTGGCGTCTAGACcaagagtcctgtgagtgtctcTGTGAGGACCAGCCCGGCCCATGGACTTGCCCACCCAACCAACGCTGGGACCCAgatctgtgtggctgtgtgtgctgGGCAGAGTGCCCACGTAGTCAGCCTCTCAACCCAGAGACGTGCCTGTGCCAGTGCAGGGAGAgtcctcacacctgcctgctgcaggGCAAGAGGTTCAACGCACACAACTGCAGGTAAAACAATAGACTCTAAACACAGATATTACAACAGAAGAGGGTGAAAGTTCAAACACTTCACATTTCATTAGGCCTAATGACACGGGTGGACATCCCCATTGCCATTTCTAGAAAACTATGAAGTACTATTCCCAGAACTATGACGCGGTCAAAGTAATAATACGCGCTTGACCTAAGTGTGACAACTTGGGAACACATAGTATAAAGCTCTAACTCCTATAGCTACAGGTTATTTTCATTTGGCAAGAGCAACACACAACCTGTTCCACttaaagaggagacagagaggaattaAATAGACGAAACTCAAACTTAATGTGAAGTCTGAATCCAGATACTGTATCGGTATCATGAGCAATACGAGTTTCAGTGGAATCTGTTCAAACGTAATGATAATTACACAAATATTATTTCACACTTCCGGATAATGACAAGACATCAATGTGAAGAACTACTCCAACATGAGAATTCATATCCTGTTTTTCGTCCCTTCACAATGAATCTGGATAAGCGAGGCAAGGCACCTGCCACATTTCTTTGGAATGTAGAAACCAGATTTTCCAGAAAGCACAGAATTCCCCTCTCTTGCGAGAGataaaacattattatttttaatgtTCTATCCAAACATTGGAAAGAGTTAGAGCATGTTTTATCAATGAGACAATGGGGATTGGTCCGAGATCACACACACAACTAGCTTACACACGCAGGGTCATGCAAGTGGGTCACAGTTGAGTTGAAGCTACAGTACATTGCGTAAAACCAACTGTTCTGTCGGTTTCTCTTCCCCTCCACCAAGCTGTTACCGGCTGCCCTGCAGAAAGCCACACAAGAACTGTCCAACTGGCTTCTACTACAGCCACTACGTCTGCCAGTGCATACCCAACCACATGAGGTCAGAGGAGTGGAACTGACAAAGCTGGTGTCACTAGCACTGGTGCCAAACTGCAATGTACTGTAACTGTATGGTGAAATAGAGCAGAAATGAAGGCTGACCTGACTACAACCATTGTCCACATGGGCCGGAATGGAGAAGAACGTGTGGCAGAGAGGAGACTGACCAAATGGTATTCTATACTCAACaataatataaacacaacatgtaaactgttggtcccatgtttcatgagctgaaataaaagatcccagaaatttgacatttgcacaaaaagcttttttcacccccccccccccccccccaaaaaaaaaaacccacacatttgtttacatccctcttagtgagcatttctcctttgccaggataatccacccacctgacagatgtcgcatatcaagaagcagaataaacagcatgctcattacacaggtgcaccttgtgctggggacaataaaaggccactctacaatgtgcagttttgtcacacaacacagtgccacagatgtctcaagttttgaaggagtgtgcaat contains these protein-coding regions:
- the LOC129868663 gene encoding vascular endothelial growth factor C-like, which produces MWILSLVIWILNVTNLTHGYDYDEYPGEEDTKAPLVGEGLSGLDTVSNVDELVELLYPEYSLVQHCLRRKALHNSPPLHAEDDIWAWGKPRELALVKSDSAIEVILEEIQRTMCTPREVCLEVSKEYPESTSHFYVPRCVSVHRCGGCCPQEGLYCTNTSHIYINKTLVELSHRDRSMVMVAFVNHTSCECLSKRPLHSVIRRAAVAHLTVCSPPDVPCSTGLVWDPTSCLCVPMDTSSFSERELEPLESALLELCGPNKVLDEDSCECVCQNGLTEASCGPGWRLDQESCECLCEDQPGPWTCPPNQRWDPDLCGCVCWAECPRSQPLNPETCLCQCRESPHTCLLQGKRFNAHNCSCYRLPCRKPHKNCPTGFYYSHYVCQCIPNHMRSEEWN